Proteins found in one Aspergillus chevalieri M1 DNA, chromosome 2, nearly complete sequence genomic segment:
- a CDS encoding uncharacterized protein (COG:E;~EggNog:ENOG410PIV7;~InterPro:IPR009770;~PFAM:PF07063) gives MYREEVPLYGDLVKIVHNINAVTLEDAISKTSAADTVALRASAEWLTLERHGANRLGIPYELQIVKRIFAVLGMYPIGYYDLSASGLPIHATCFRPKHTASLDWNPFRVFTTLFRPELLVSKDAREQALALLEQRRIFTDTLLDLLNTAGEQDAQLDHEQAEAFVPEALLSFSWRSVAAAAFDQYRLLREEHPILADIACLQSAHINHLRSLNQTPDPFPILQCRGHFGVICQMIQGMPIAFLGYH, from the coding sequence ATGTACAGAGAGGAAGTTCCTCTCTACGGCGACTTGGTCAAGATAGTGCACAATATCAATGCCGTAACACTTGAGGATGCCATCAGCAAGACGTCTGCCGCTGATACTGTGGCCTTACGCGCAAGTGCAGAGTGGCTCACACTTGAGAGGCACGGCGCAAACCGTCTGGGGATCCCTTACGAACTCCAGATCGTGAAACGAATATTCGCAGTCCTTGGCATGTATCCTATTGGCTACTATGATTTGTCTGCATCAGGCCTACCAATTCACGCGACTTGTTTCCGCCCAAAACATACTGCAAGTCTAGACTGGAATCCCTTTCGTGTCTTCACCACCCTTTTTCGCCCGGAATTGCTGGTCTCAAAAGATGCTAGGGAACAAGCTTTGGCCTTGTTGGAACAAAGGAGGATCTTCACCGACACATTATTGGATCTACTCAACACAGCCGGCGAACAAGATGCCCAGCTGGACCATGAGCAGGCGGAGGCTTTTGTCCCAGAGGCTTTACTCAGCTTCAGCTGGCGATCGGTGGCCGCAGCGGCATTCGATCAATACCGACTACTACGGGAGGAACATCCTATTCTGGCTGACATTGCCTGCCTCCAAAGCGCCCATATAAACCACCTCAGGAGTCTCAATCAGACCCCAGACCCATTTCCTATTCTGCAATGCAGGGGACATTTCGGTGTCATTTGTCAAATGATACAGGGAATGCCAATCGCGTTTCTTGGATACCACTGA
- the MUS81 gene encoding crossover junction endonuclease MUS81 (COG:L;~EggNog:ENOG410PIJ7;~InterPro:IPR027421,IPR011335,IPR006166,IPR036388;~PFAM:PF02732;~go_function: GO:0003677 - DNA binding [Evidence IEA];~go_function: GO:0004518 - nuclease activity [Evidence IEA]) produces the protein MSEETCANPLLLGWIKEWLDQARERNSKGFTVYKKAYESMKACPLVFQHPSEAQQLNGLGPKLCDRLTDKLKEYCAQNGLPEPEPPHKKSKRPSGEGLPEDQPAKKLRKKKAYVPALRSGPYALLLGLGTLNENASQSMTKAQLIEAAQPYCDSSFTVPPDPTKFYTAWNSMKTLVQKDLVYEHGRPLRKYALTEEGWEVAKRVQKTLPGTGQSTLPFGGTDEQASANPRLQRTPSIFTDNDNDIQASTSQRPGAVPETLDEDQEDLNPYTLGTGAADGSNITPIPLAPKSFTIQLILDTREVRSSKDRDYISNELTKRGVTPEVRALELGDAMWVARVHDQSILSRHGEENANDEIMLDWIVERKRLDDLVGSIKDGRFHEQKFRLRRSGIRNVIYLIEEFTVTQDSAMASKYHEMVASAIATTQVVNGYFVKKTRNLDDTIRYLTRMTFLLQKMYDDSTNTLSFLPTSQISSSQAYLSALERLRPQSPAMTYGVTFSTFSALSSKSDVLALRDVFLKMLMCIRGVTGDKALEIQRRWRTPRELVEAFQALDPRDREDMVAERMKGMVGRKKIMKALSKKIAEVWGS, from the exons ATGAGCGAAGAGACCTGCGCGAATCCCCTGCTGCTGGGATGGATCAAGGAATGGTTGGATCAGGCGAGAGAGCGGAATAGCAAAGGATTTACGGT GTACAAAAAGGCTTATGAATCGATGAAAGCATGCCCGTTGGTTTTCCAACATCCGTCTGAAGCTCAGCAGTTGAACGGACTCGGGCCGAAGCTCTGTGACCGATTGACGGATAAATTGAAAGAGTACTGTGCGCAGAATGGACTTCCCGAGCCTGAGCCGCCTCATAAAA AAAGCAAAAGACCCTCTGGCGAAGGCCTCCCAGAAGACCAACCCGCAAAGAAATTACGCAAAAAAAAAGCCTACGTCCCAGCTTTACGCTCAGGCCCATACGCCTTACTGCTAGGACTGGGGACTCTTAACGAGAATGCATCTCAGAGCATGACGAAAGCGCAGTTGATCGAAGCAGCGCAGCCATATTGTGATAGCTCGTTCACGGTCCCGCCCGATCCTACCAAATTCTACACGGCTTGGAACTCGATGAAGACGTTGGTTCAGAAGGATTTGGTTTATGAGCATGGACGACCGTTGAGGAAGTATGCGCTTACGGAAGAGGGGTGGGAGGTTGCGAAGAGGGTTCAGAAGACTTTGCCAGGGACAGGGCAATCGACGTTGCCTTTTGGA GGAACTGATGAACAAGCAAGTGCAAACCCCAGACTCCAACGAACCCCATCAATATTTAccgacaacgacaacgacatcCAAGCCTCGACATCCCAACGCCCCGGCGCCGTCCCCGAAACTCTAGACGAAGACCAAGAAGACCTAAACCCCTACACCCTAGGGACAGGCGCCGCAGATGGCTCTAACATAACCCCCATCCCCCTCGCTCCCAAATCCTTTACAATCCAACTCATCCTTGACACCCGCGAAGTCCGCTCCTCCAAAGACCGCGACTACATCTCCAACGAGCTGACCAAGCGAGGCGTTACCCCTGAAGTCCGCGCCCTGGAACTCGGTGATGCGATGTGGGTGGCCAGAGTGCACGACCAGAGCATACTATCTCGGCACGGTGAAGAAAACGCGAACGACGAGATCATGCTGGATTGGATCGTGGAACGGAAGCGCCTCGATGATCTCGTCGGCTCGATAAAGGACGGTCGCTTCCACGAGCAGAAATTCCGACTCCGTCGCTCGGGAATCAGAAACGTTATCTACCTAATCGAAGAATTCACAGTCACGCAGGATAGCGCAATGGCATCAAAATACCACGAGATGGTCGCCTCAGCAATCGCAACAACACAAGTCGTCAACGGGTACTTCGTCAAGAAAACGCGTAATCTAGACGATACAATCCGCTACCTAACACGCATGACTTTCCTTTTACAGAAAATGTACGACGACTCAACAAACACCCTCTCCTTCCTGCCTACTTCTCAGATCTCCTCGTCGCAGGCATACCTCTCCGCGCTGGAGCGGTTACGGCCCCAGAGTCCAGCGATGACATACGGCGTGACATTCTCCACATTCTCAGCGCTGAGTTCGAAATCCGACGTCCTCGCTCTCCGTGACGTGTTTCTCAAGATGCTCATGTGTATCCGTGGCGTAACGGGTGACAAGGCGCTTGAAATCCAGAGACGGTGGCGCACGCCTAGGGAGTTAGTTGAGGCGTTTCAGGCACTGGATCCGAGGGACCGGGAGGATATGGTTGCGGAGAGGATGAAGGGGATGgtggggaggaagaagatcaTGAAGGCGTTGAGTAAGAAGATTGCGGAGGTGTGGGGGAGTTAG
- a CDS encoding DUF3292 domain-containing protein (COG:S;~EggNog:ENOG410PJJS;~InterPro:IPR021709;~PFAM:PF11696;~TransMembrane:2 (i164-193o361-384i)) has product MVSNPLSSVVKSDDGEGRHMGHNLVHHINATSRIENQGPTNSHAISQAVSDEEGLVQKAGASQEVSDIGWEHGPGEIGEQIVPGLANDDLWMLLRRFDKQLYYVKALPDTPMQRLDLVRAEDENFSPDKLRATLERFYTTVALRLISAAKHIARLRSWREYERTLGFCIVYFAAWLLDLLAPTFFIVLITLVVHPPSRTLLFPPAPIALVDTATGGTKKPKAGHLGSDDSATGAPERYKGEAAEKEASNILASVAGLTVESAAGKHEQEMPEVEPENAPQDAKIDKTPNPAEIATKAADARTAVHGEKPEESHDKTRQPIKETVVNLANQSMRVLSDITDTCERFENALSPTPPFPMVTPYLRFVGVLMFALFTSFIISSYAFVKISTFLSGFVFFGDPVVQRAVKFLDRRYSNWKRLLELRNTLLQGIPTNAQLTLTLLRIGETNLAPLPPPPGSRAKNPSYGNNTSAPTSESENSRPGSPSPQHIAEPHKQKQGILSYIVSFFRGTTATSIKSKLAVDRARAVAGSRHAKARVGILRSKGKRALPSGPVEFDARYKGKRGAAIIDSSKDPPLLYFTTESALHFDNMEIESRQDGTVLFSLPVSDIREMRKTGGLGWKGKLVVGWAVGSKEVVDGLLLIGREPGQRYQLTAMTTRNQLFDRLIAIDGQVWQSY; this is encoded by the exons ATGGTCTCTAATCCATTGTCTTCTGTGGTCAAATCCGACGACGGCGAGGGCAGACACATGGGCCATAACCTCGTCCACCACATAAATGCAACATCAAGAATCGAGAACCAGGGACCTACAAACAGTCATGCAATCTCCCAAGCTGTGTCAGATGAGGAGGGTTTAGTTCAGAAAGCTGGCGCATCTCAGGAAGTTTCGGATATTGGATGGGAGCATGGGCCTGGTGAGATTGGGGAACAGATAGTCCCAGGTTTAGCAAACGATGATCTTTGGATGCTACTTAGACGATTTGACAAA CAACTGTACTATGTCAAAGCTTTGCCGGATACGCCAATGCAGAGACTTGACCTTGTTCGAGCCGAGGACGAGAATTTCTCCCCTGATAAGTTGCGGGCGACGCTTGAACGATTTTATACAACCGTGGCTTTGAGATTGATTAGTGCTGCGAAACATATTGCTCGGTTGCGTTCATGGAGGGAATATGAACGTACATTGGGGTTTTGTATT GTATATTTCGCTGCATGGCTCCTAGATCTTCTCGCGCCTACTTTCTTTATCGTTCTCATAACTCTCGTTGTACACCCTCCATCTCGAACGTTGCTCTTTCCACCCGCACCCATCGCCCTAGTTGATACGGCTACAGGTGGCACGAAAAAGCCTAAAGCTGGTCATCTGGGCTCGGACGACAGTGCCACCGGTGCACCAGAAAGGTACAAGGGTGAAGCAGCCGAGAAGGAAGCCAGCAATATTCTAGCTAGTGTTGCCGGTCTCACTGTGGAGAGCGCGGCAGGTAAACATGAGCAAGAAATGCCTGAAGTTGAACCGGAAAATGCACCCCAAGACGCGAAGATAGATAAGACACCTAATCCGGCGGAAATTGCGACGAAGGCGGCAGATGCAAGAACTGCTGTGCATGGAGAGAAGCCGGAAGAGTCGCATGATAAGACGAGGCAGCCGATAAAGGAGACTGTTGTTAATTTGGCGAATCAATCCATGCGAGTGTTGAGCGATATCACAGATACGTGCGAACGGTTTGAGAA TGCTCTCTCTCCAACTCCACCTTTTCCCATGGTGACTCCATATTTACGATTTGTGGGGGTCCTAATGTTCGCCCTGTTTACCTCTTTTATCATCTCGAGCTACGCCTTCGTTAAGATCAGCACATTCCTTTCTGGCTTCGTCTTCTTTGGCGACCCTGTTGTTCAGCGTGCTGTGAAATTCTTGGATCGCAGATACTCGAACTGGAAACGTCTCTTGGAACTGCGGAA TACACTTCTCCAGGGCATTCCCACAAATGCTCAACTCACACTGACCCTCCTACGCATTGGGGAAACAAATCTTgcacctctccctcctcccccaggCTCACGAGCAAAAAACCCTTCCTATGGCAACAACACATCAGCCCCAACCTCGGAAAGCGAAAACTCGCGCCCCGGCTCCCCATCACCACAACATATAGCAGAACCTCATAAGCAGAAGCAAGGTATCCTTTCTTATATTGTCTCCTTCTTCCGCGGCACGACTGCAACAAGCATCAAAAGCAAACTCGCCGTCGATAGAGCCCGCGCCGTCGCCGGCTCCCGTCACGCCAAAGCTCGCGTCGGAATCCTCCGCAGCAAAGGCAAGCGAGCTCTCCCCTCCGGCCCTGTCGAGTTCGATGCACGATACAAAGGCAAACGTGGAGCAGCCATTATCGACTCCTCCAAAGACCCTCCCTTACTTTATTTCACCACCGAGTCTGCACTGCACTTCGACAACATGGAAATCGAGAGCAGACAGGACGGCACAGTACTATTCTCGCTTCCTGTTTCTGATATCAGGGAGATGAGAAAGACAGGTGGTCTTGGGTGGAAGGGTAAGTTGGTTGTTGGATGGGCTGTGGGGAGTAAAGAGGTTGTGGATGGGTTGTTGCTCATTGGGAGAGAACCGGGACAGAGGTATCAGCTTACGGCTATGACCACACGGAATCAGCTGTTTGATCGGTTGATTGCTATTGATGGACAGGTTTGGCAGAGCTATTGA